One part of the Tunicatimonas pelagia genome encodes these proteins:
- a CDS encoding DNA-directed RNA polymerase subunit omega, which produces MIKKPNVNASIITHDTDKLAAPTGNLYESIVVISKRARQISVNLKEELNGKLAEFATTVDNLEEVFENREQIEISKFYERMPKPTILATDEFINEEVMHRRVENTEE; this is translated from the coding sequence ATGATTAAGAAACCCAACGTAAACGCTTCTATTATTACCCACGATACTGATAAGTTAGCCGCTCCCACCGGAAATCTCTACGAATCAATTGTTGTTATTTCTAAGCGTGCTCGTCAGATTTCGGTGAACTTAAAAGAAGAACTGAACGGCAAGCTGGCTGAGTTTGCTACTACCGTTGATAATCTGGAAGAAGTGTTTGAAAATCGCGAACAGATCGAGATTTCTAAGTTCTACGAAAGAATGCCTAAGCCCACTATTCTGGCCACCGACGAGTTTATTAACGAAGAAGTTATGCATCGTCGGGTAGAAAACACCGAAGAATAA
- a CDS encoding outer membrane protein assembly factor BamD has translation MKQYITVFLFLSTISFGCSDYRALLKKGSWEEQYEAALKYYEEKDYYRATVLLENVLPIIRGTQKSEDAQFYYAYAHYYERKYILSAHYFKEFYETYSRSEKAQEAMFMHAYSLYLESPNPSLEQSSTKEAIDAMQRFINRHPYSDYKERAEAILDDLQEKLEIKAFANAKQYFDLRRHEAAIIALDNFQKDYPDSDLNEAASYYKLAAQYQLAEQSVITKQRDRYYTTIEFYQNFIDKYPQSRFIGQAESIYESCLGKVQKENNNS, from the coding sequence TTGAAACAATATATTACTGTTTTTTTATTCCTTAGTACCATTTCCTTTGGCTGTAGCGATTATCGCGCTTTACTAAAGAAAGGGAGTTGGGAAGAGCAATACGAGGCTGCTTTAAAGTACTACGAAGAAAAAGATTACTACCGAGCTACCGTACTACTGGAAAATGTTCTGCCGATCATTCGGGGTACCCAAAAGTCGGAAGACGCTCAGTTTTATTATGCTTACGCCCATTACTACGAGCGCAAGTATATTCTGAGTGCTCACTACTTTAAAGAGTTTTATGAAACTTACTCCCGAAGCGAAAAAGCGCAAGAAGCTATGTTTATGCACGCTTACTCGCTCTACCTAGAATCTCCGAACCCTAGCTTAGAACAAAGCAGCACCAAAGAAGCCATTGATGCTATGCAGCGGTTCATTAATCGGCATCCGTACAGTGATTATAAAGAACGGGCGGAAGCAATCCTGGATGATCTTCAGGAAAAGCTGGAAATCAAAGCTTTTGCGAATGCCAAGCAGTATTTTGATCTTAGGCGACACGAAGCAGCCATTATCGCATTAGACAACTTTCAAAAAGATTATCCGGACTCTGATCTGAACGAAGCAGCGAGTTATTATAAGCTAGCGGCTCAGTACCAGTTGGCTGAGCAGAGTGTTATTACTAAGCAAAGAGATCGCTACTACACAACCATTGAGTTCTACCAAAACTTTATCGATAAGTACCCACAAAGTAGGTTTATTGGGCAGGCTGAGTCCATTTATGAATCTTGCTTGGGTAAAGTTCAAAAGGAAAATAATAACAGTTAA
- a CDS encoding T9SS type A sorting domain-containing protein gives MRLFLLISLLTAVSALTFGQSITLLDPILEESIATGNTVETELQVKNSSDHIIRLGLKLNDSYHKDDQLSSICIGDECFSQFSALEVTTLNPGEILRDVRIHFNAGYDELTRELTVTLYDIANPSETLTERFRYHIKNDFPNGILFANEALQISKVYPNPVASTASIDYDLQDGSQLATISVHNILGDQVLKLQLDQAETNLKISTDEFPNGIYFYTLQLNGQSVTTKKFVVRK, from the coding sequence GTGCGACTATTTTTACTCATATCACTTTTAACAGCAGTTTCTGCGTTGACTTTTGGTCAGAGTATTACGCTATTAGATCCTATTTTAGAGGAGTCAATAGCTACCGGAAACACGGTTGAAACTGAGCTACAGGTGAAAAATAGCAGCGATCACATTATCCGGCTCGGGCTTAAGTTAAATGACTCCTATCATAAGGATGATCAGCTTTCATCTATCTGCATTGGAGACGAGTGCTTTTCTCAATTTAGTGCCTTAGAAGTTACCACCCTGAATCCGGGTGAAATACTACGCGATGTACGTATCCACTTTAATGCCGGGTATGATGAGCTAACGCGGGAACTCACCGTGACCCTTTACGATATAGCAAATCCATCGGAAACCCTAACCGAGCGGTTTCGCTATCATATCAAAAATGACTTTCCGAACGGCATTTTGTTTGCCAATGAGGCTTTGCAGATTAGCAAAGTGTACCCCAACCCCGTTGCTAGCACGGCTTCTATTGATTATGACCTTCAGGATGGATCGCAACTGGCTACCATTAGCGTTCATAATATTTTAGGCGATCAGGTACTGAAACTACAACTCGACCAAGCGGAGACCAATCTCAAAATCTCTACTGACGAGTTTCCTAACGGTATCTACTTCTACACGCTACAGCTCAATGGTCAGAGCGTGACCACTAAAAAGTTTGTAGTCAGGAAATAA